The proteins below come from a single Salvelinus fontinalis isolate EN_2023a chromosome 1, ASM2944872v1, whole genome shotgun sequence genomic window:
- the LOC129853944 gene encoding myeloid-associated differentiation marker-like protein 2, which translates to MCKHFKSLPNILRLLEIILCTLALVIPMFRGRMVNPYGIYCEFIWVFCVIVAVVLLVSEIMLLHILLPNWDDLVCGLTMLCTLMVAAATLIFAIVFGCLSCFSSVFCIIFSLAATVVFLVDSVKRKMKCPKGYLSNLRGILRFTEAVLACIILAGATNYFLGVEGEFRPPAMFWCIVVYVVCLPVTVLIIPIHLCSLLESFISCIGMDLLELVFNIVAVVLYLSAVILWPVFGYKHYREYNPPNCENCRHDNLDVVTVGTIANLILYVVDLVFTILARLKS; encoded by the coding sequence AACACTTCAAGAGTCTGCCCAACATCTTGCGGCTGCTGGAGATCATACTGTGTACGTTAGCCTTGGTCATCCCTATGTTCAGGGGTAGGATGGTGAACCCATACGGCATCTACTGCGAGTTCATCTGGGTCTTCTGTGTCATTGTGGCTGTGGTCCTACTGGTGTCCGAGATCATGCTATTGCACATCCTCCTGCCGAACTGGGACGACCTTGTTTGCGGTCTGACCATGCTGTGCACGCTCATGGTCGCCGCCGCCACGCTCATTTTCGCCATCGTCTTTGGCTGCCTGTCATGTTTCAGCAGTGTCTTCTGCATCATCTTCTCATTGGCCGCTACCGTGGTCTTCCTGGTGGACAGCGTCAAGAGAAAAATGAAATGTCCAAAGGGCTATCTATCCAACCTGAGGGGTATTCTGAGATTCACAGAGGCCGTCCTGGCTTGCATCATCCTCGCCGGCGCCACCAACTACTTCCTGGGTGTGGAAGGCGAATTCCGCCCACCCGCCATGTTCTGGTGCATTGTAGTCTATGTAGTCTGTCTCCCTGTGACCGTTCTCATCATACCCATCCATCTGTGCAGTCTACTTGAAAGCTTCATCTCCTGTATTGGGATGGATCTGTTGGAGCTGGTGTTTAACATAGTGGCTGTGGTGTTGTACCTGTCTGCCGTCATCCTCTGGCCTGTCTTCGGTTACAAGCACTACCGTGAGTACAATCCACCAAACTGTGAAAACTGTCGCCATGACAACCTGGATGTGGTAACTGTGGGGACCATTGCCAATCTCATCCTCTACGTCGTGGACTTGGTTTTCACCATCTTGGCTCGACTGAAATCCTAA